A portion of the Streptomyces sp. NBC_00376 genome contains these proteins:
- a CDS encoding phosphomannomutase/phosphoglucomutase, translated as MAADLSQIVKAYDVRGVVPDQWDEALAEQFGAAFVEVTDADAIVIGHDMRPSSPGLSGAFARGAASRGADVTLIGLCSTDQLYFASGSLGLPGAMFTASHNPAQYNGIKLCRAGAAPVGQDTGLLEIRALIEKWSETGAPQPVAAPGTVTERDTLADYAAHLLSLVDLTAVRPLKVVVDAGNGMGGHTVPTVFANLPVDLVPMYFELDGTFPNHEANPLDPKNLVDLQARVVAEGADLGLAFDGDADRCFVVDERGEGVSPSAITALVAARELARNGGKGTVIHNLITSLSVPEVVRENGGTPVRTRVGHSFIKAEMAEHGAIFGGEHSAHYYFRDFWNADTGMLAALHVLAALGGQPGPLSELVARYDRYAGSGEINSTVADQKARTAAVRASFETRTGVTTDDLDGLTVTTPDWWFNLRASNTEPLLRLNVEARDERTMAAVRDEVLTLIRTPDSPDTPTV; from the coding sequence GAAGCGCTGGCCGAGCAGTTCGGGGCGGCGTTCGTCGAGGTGACGGACGCGGACGCGATCGTGATCGGCCACGACATGCGGCCCTCGTCGCCCGGCCTCTCGGGGGCTTTCGCACGCGGAGCCGCGTCGCGCGGCGCGGACGTCACACTCATCGGCCTCTGCTCGACCGACCAGCTGTACTTCGCCTCGGGCAGCCTGGGCCTCCCCGGCGCGATGTTCACCGCGTCGCACAACCCGGCGCAGTACAACGGCATCAAGCTCTGCCGGGCGGGCGCCGCACCCGTGGGCCAGGACACCGGGCTCCTGGAGATCCGGGCCCTGATCGAGAAGTGGTCCGAGACCGGCGCCCCGCAGCCGGTCGCCGCCCCCGGCACCGTCACCGAGCGCGACACGCTGGCCGACTACGCGGCCCACCTGCTGTCCCTGGTCGATCTGACAGCCGTCCGGCCGCTGAAGGTCGTCGTCGACGCGGGCAACGGCATGGGCGGCCACACCGTCCCCACCGTCTTCGCGAACCTTCCCGTTGACCTCGTACCGATGTACTTCGAACTCGACGGCACGTTCCCCAACCACGAGGCCAACCCCCTCGACCCGAAGAACCTCGTCGACCTCCAGGCCCGGGTCGTGGCCGAGGGCGCCGACCTGGGCCTCGCCTTCGACGGCGACGCGGACCGCTGCTTCGTGGTCGATGAGCGCGGCGAGGGCGTCTCGCCGTCCGCGATCACCGCACTGGTCGCGGCCCGGGAACTCGCCCGCAACGGCGGCAAGGGCACCGTCATCCACAACCTGATCACCTCCCTCTCGGTCCCCGAGGTCGTCCGCGAGAACGGCGGCACACCGGTCCGTACCCGAGTGGGCCACTCCTTCATCAAGGCGGAGATGGCCGAGCACGGCGCGATCTTCGGCGGCGAGCACTCCGCGCACTACTACTTCCGCGACTTCTGGAACGCCGATACGGGCATGCTCGCCGCGCTCCATGTCCTGGCCGCGCTGGGCGGTCAGCCGGGCCCCCTGTCCGAACTGGTCGCCCGCTACGACCGCTACGCCGGCTCGGGCGAGATCAACTCCACGGTCGCCGACCAGAAGGCCCGCACAGCAGCGGTACGCGCATCCTTCGAGACCCGCACCGGCGTCACGACCGACGACCTGGACGGCCTGACGGTCACGACCCCCGACTGGTGGTTCAACCTCCGGGCCTCCAACACGGAACCCTTGCTGCGCCTGAACGTGGAAGCCCGCGACGAACGGACGATGGCAGCGGTACGGGACGAGGTCCTGACCCTGATCCGAACCCCGGACTCCCCTGACACACCAACCGTCTAG
- a CDS encoding Trm112 family protein — protein MPLEAGLLEILACPACHSPLDDRTAADTPELVCTGKDCALAYPVRDGIPVLLVDEARRPE, from the coding sequence ATGCCGCTCGAAGCCGGCCTCCTGGAGATCTTGGCCTGCCCGGCCTGCCACTCCCCGCTCGACGACCGGACGGCGGCCGACACCCCCGAACTGGTCTGCACCGGCAAGGACTGCGCCCTGGCCTACCCGGTGCGGGACGGCATCCCCGTCCTGCTCGTCGACGAGGCCCGCCGCCCCGAGTAA
- a CDS encoding SIS domain-containing protein, with translation MLDESLLDAPEALARADRRGLLRGAAEAGARVRTAARHAAEAGIAELNPEGRPRAVLVAGSGTAASGVADLITALAGASAPVTRIHPTGVAPAAGAMRWALPGWAGSVDLLLIVTADGSEPGLALLAEQAYRRGCSIVAVAPHQSPLREAIDGAHGLVVPMASAPHGEYDAETSAAGPGTLWALFTPLLALLDRVGLLTAPAEALQSVADRLDRTAELCGPAIATYSNPAKTLAAELADSLPLIWTEGEAAAPVGRRFAAVLAELSGRPALAAELPEALPVHGAMLAGTFAAGADPDDFFRDRVDEPEPLHARVVLLRDRPTGGLSAAPAARELALGHDTAISELEPEEGTELEALAELLAVTDFAAVYLALASATGA, from the coding sequence ATGCTCGACGAGTCGCTGCTCGATGCCCCGGAAGCCCTGGCCCGAGCCGACCGCCGCGGCCTGCTCCGCGGTGCCGCCGAGGCCGGGGCCCGGGTCCGTACCGCCGCCCGCCACGCCGCCGAGGCGGGCATCGCCGAACTGAACCCGGAGGGCCGCCCCCGCGCCGTGCTGGTCGCCGGCTCCGGCACCGCCGCGTCCGGCGTCGCCGACCTGATCACCGCCCTGGCGGGCGCCTCCGCACCCGTCACCCGCATCCACCCCACCGGGGTCGCCCCCGCCGCGGGCGCGATGCGCTGGGCCCTGCCCGGCTGGGCCGGCTCCGTGGACCTGCTGCTGATCGTCACGGCCGACGGCTCCGAGCCGGGCCTCGCCCTCCTCGCCGAACAGGCGTACCGCCGAGGCTGCAGCATCGTCGCCGTCGCCCCCCACCAGTCACCGCTGCGCGAGGCGATCGACGGGGCGCACGGGCTCGTCGTGCCGATGGCCTCCGCCCCGCACGGCGAGTACGACGCCGAGACCTCGGCCGCAGGCCCCGGCACCCTCTGGGCCCTGTTCACCCCGCTGCTCGCGCTGCTGGACCGGGTCGGCCTGCTCACCGCGCCCGCCGAGGCACTGCAGAGCGTCGCCGACCGCCTGGACCGCACCGCGGAACTCTGCGGTCCGGCCATCGCCACGTACAGCAACCCGGCCAAGACCCTCGCGGCCGAACTCGCCGACAGCCTGCCCCTGATCTGGACCGAGGGCGAAGCCGCCGCCCCCGTCGGCCGCAGATTCGCCGCCGTCCTGGCCGAGCTGTCCGGCCGCCCGGCCCTCGCCGCCGAACTGCCCGAGGCGCTGCCCGTGCACGGCGCGATGCTGGCGGGCACATTCGCCGCCGGGGCCGACCCCGACGACTTCTTCCGCGACCGGGTCGACGAGCCGGAGCCGCTGCACGCCCGCGTCGTACTGCTCCGCGACCGTCCCACCGGCGGCCTGAGCGCGGCCCCCGCCGCCCGCGAACTGGCTCTCGGCCACGACACTGCGATCAGTGAACTCGAACCGGAGGAGGGCACCGAACTCGAAGCCCTCGCCGAACTGCTCGCGGTCACCGACTTCGCCGCCGTCTACCTGGCACTGGCATCGGCAACCGGCGCCTGA
- the manA gene encoding mannose-6-phosphate isomerase, class I has product MDRLSNTVRPYAWGSTTAIPELLGIAPTGEPQAEMWMGAHPGAPSLLTRTTGTATATGTATATGTGTGTGEGGSQQPLTDVIAADPERELGRATVEKFGPRLPFLLKLLAAGAPLSLQVHPDRAQAERGYEDEERRSVPIDAPHRTYKDANHKPELICALTPFAGLCGFRPPTEAAEAIAALGVDALKPYVDLLGAHPEEAALREVLTAILGADPAEMAETVHLAAAAAERLGGAHAPYARIAHHFPGDPGVIAAMLLNYVELQPGEALFLGAGVPHAYLDGLGVEIMANSDNVLRCGLTPKHIDVPELLRIVRFEATEPGVLRPEASPSGEELYETPVDEFRLSRFDLSPGAAPVDLTRDTPQILLCTGGAPKAGEFDLTPGASVFVPSGEKVEVSGTGALFRATVVA; this is encoded by the coding sequence ATGGACCGGCTCTCCAACACCGTGCGCCCTTACGCCTGGGGCTCCACCACCGCCATCCCCGAACTGCTCGGCATCGCCCCCACCGGCGAACCCCAGGCCGAGATGTGGATGGGAGCCCACCCCGGCGCCCCCTCGCTCCTCACCCGCACAACCGGCACCGCCACAGCCACCGGCACCGCCACAGCCACCGGCACCGGCACCGGCACCGGCGAGGGAGGCTCCCAACAACCCCTCACCGACGTCATCGCCGCCGACCCCGAGCGCGAACTGGGCCGGGCCACCGTCGAGAAGTTCGGCCCCCGCCTCCCCTTCCTCCTCAAACTGCTCGCCGCCGGCGCCCCCCTCTCCCTCCAGGTCCACCCCGACCGCGCGCAGGCCGAGCGGGGTTACGAGGACGAGGAGCGCCGGTCCGTCCCGATCGACGCGCCCCACCGCACGTACAAGGACGCCAACCACAAGCCCGAACTGATCTGCGCGCTCACCCCCTTCGCCGGTCTGTGCGGCTTCCGCCCGCCCACCGAGGCGGCCGAGGCGATTGCGGCGCTCGGCGTCGACGCGCTCAAGCCGTACGTCGACCTGCTCGGCGCCCACCCGGAAGAGGCCGCCCTGCGCGAGGTCCTCACCGCGATCCTCGGCGCCGACCCCGCGGAGATGGCCGAAACGGTGCACCTGGCCGCGGCCGCCGCCGAACGCCTCGGCGGCGCCCACGCCCCGTACGCCCGGATCGCCCACCACTTCCCCGGCGACCCCGGCGTCATCGCGGCGATGCTGCTGAACTACGTGGAGCTCCAACCCGGTGAAGCCCTGTTCCTCGGCGCGGGCGTCCCGCACGCCTACCTGGACGGCCTCGGCGTCGAGATCATGGCCAACTCGGACAACGTGCTGCGCTGCGGACTCACGCCCAAGCACATCGACGTACCCGAACTGCTGCGCATCGTCCGCTTCGAGGCGACCGAGCCCGGCGTCCTGCGCCCCGAGGCCTCACCGTCCGGCGAGGAGCTGTACGAGACGCCCGTGGACGAATTCCGGCTCTCCCGCTTCGACCTCTCGCCCGGCGCCGCCCCCGTCGACCTGACCAGGGACACTCCGCAGATCCTGCTCTGCACCGGAGGAGCCCCGAAGGCCGGCGAATTCGACCTCACCCCCGGTGCCTCCGTGTTCGTACCCTCCGGCGAAAAGGTCGAAGTGTCCGGTACCGGCGCTCTGTTCCGCGCCACAGTGGTGGCCTGA
- a CDS encoding cation diffusion facilitator family transporter: MSASGGTKAIVAALGANLAIAVAKFVAFLFSGSSSMLAESVHSVADSGNQGLLLLGGKKAQREATPQHPFGYGRERYIYAFLVSIVLFSVGGMFAVYEGYEKIKHPHEIEAWYWPVGVLVFAIIAEGFSFRTAIKESNETRGSLSWKEFIRRAKAPELPVVLLEDFGALIGLVLALAGVGLALGTGNGVWDGIGTLCIGVLLIVIAIVLAAETKSLLLGEAAGADQVEKIKAAVVDGDTVTGIIHMRTLHLGPEELLVAAKIAVQHDDTATEVANAINAAESRIREAVPIARVIYLEPDIYSEAAAAAGINPGKAPGGAPGDTPDTPTESGH, from the coding sequence ATGAGTGCGTCAGGCGGAACCAAGGCGATCGTGGCGGCACTCGGCGCCAACCTCGCGATCGCAGTGGCCAAATTCGTGGCGTTCCTGTTCAGTGGCTCGTCGTCGATGCTCGCGGAGAGCGTCCACTCGGTCGCCGACTCGGGCAACCAGGGGCTGCTGCTGCTCGGCGGCAAGAAGGCCCAGCGCGAAGCCACCCCCCAGCACCCCTTCGGCTACGGCCGCGAGCGCTACATCTACGCGTTCCTCGTCTCCATCGTCCTCTTCTCGGTCGGTGGCATGTTCGCGGTGTACGAGGGCTACGAGAAGATCAAGCACCCGCACGAGATCGAGGCCTGGTACTGGCCGGTCGGTGTGCTGGTCTTCGCGATCATCGCCGAGGGCTTCTCCTTCCGCACGGCCATCAAGGAGTCCAACGAGACCCGCGGATCGCTCTCCTGGAAGGAGTTCATCCGCCGCGCGAAGGCCCCCGAACTCCCCGTCGTGCTCCTGGAGGACTTCGGTGCGCTGATCGGTCTGGTACTCGCCCTCGCGGGCGTCGGCCTGGCCCTCGGGACCGGCAACGGCGTCTGGGACGGCATCGGCACCCTCTGCATCGGTGTCCTGCTGATCGTCATCGCGATCGTGCTCGCCGCCGAGACGAAGTCCCTCCTGCTCGGCGAGGCGGCCGGCGCCGACCAGGTCGAGAAGATCAAGGCGGCGGTCGTCGACGGCGACACGGTCACCGGCATCATCCACATGCGTACGCTCCACCTCGGCCCGGAGGAACTGCTCGTCGCCGCCAAGATCGCGGTGCAGCACGACGACACGGCCACCGAGGTCGCCAACGCCATCAACGCCGCCGAGAGCCGGATCCGTGAGGCGGTCCCGATCGCCCGGGTCATCTACCTGGAACCGGACATCTACAGCGAGGCCGCCGCCGCGGCGGGCATCAACCCCGGCAAGGCCCCGGGCGGAGCCCCCGGCGACACCCCGGACACCCCGACGGAATCCGGCCACTGA
- the ahcY gene encoding adenosylhomocysteinase — protein MTTVANRQDFKVADLSLAVFGRKEITLAEHEMPGLMSIRKEYAATQPLAGARITGSLHMTVQTAVLIETLVALGAEVRWASCNIFSTQDHAAAAIAVGPNGTPDAPAGVPVFAWKGETLEEYWWCTEQALTWPNTPTGGPNMILDDGGDATLLVHKGVEFEKAGAAPDPSTADSEEYAHILTLLNRTLGESPQKWTQLASEIRGVTEETTTGVHRLYEMHRDGTLLFPAINVNDAVTKSKFDNKYGCRHSLIDGINRATDVLIGGKTAVVCGYGDVGKGCAESLRGQGARVIVTEIDPICALQAAMDGYQVATLDDVVGQADIFVTTTGNKDIIMAADMAKMKHQAIVGNIGHFDNEIDMAGLAQIDGIVKDEVKPQVHTWTFPDGKVLIVLSEGRLLNLGNATGHPSFVMSNSFADQTLAQIELFTKPEEYPTDVYVLPKHLDEKVARLHLDALGVKLTTLRPEQAAYIGVEVDGPYKPDHYRY, from the coding sequence ATGACGACGGTCGCCAATCGACAGGACTTCAAGGTCGCCGACCTCTCCCTCGCGGTGTTCGGCCGCAAGGAGATCACCCTCGCCGAGCACGAGATGCCCGGCCTGATGTCGATCCGCAAGGAGTACGCCGCCACGCAGCCGCTGGCCGGCGCCCGCATCACCGGTTCGCTGCACATGACCGTGCAGACGGCCGTGCTGATCGAGACCCTGGTCGCCCTCGGCGCCGAGGTCCGCTGGGCCTCCTGCAACATCTTCTCCACCCAGGACCACGCCGCCGCGGCCATCGCCGTCGGCCCGAACGGCACCCCGGACGCCCCGGCGGGCGTCCCGGTCTTCGCCTGGAAGGGTGAGACGCTGGAGGAGTACTGGTGGTGCACGGAGCAGGCCCTGACCTGGCCGAACACCCCCACCGGCGGCCCGAACATGATCCTCGACGACGGTGGTGACGCCACCCTCCTCGTCCACAAGGGCGTCGAGTTCGAGAAGGCCGGTGCGGCCCCGGACCCGTCGACCGCGGACAGCGAGGAGTACGCCCACATCCTCACCCTGCTGAACCGCACCCTCGGCGAGTCCCCGCAGAAGTGGACCCAGCTGGCGTCCGAGATCCGCGGTGTCACCGAGGAGACCACGACCGGTGTGCACCGGCTGTACGAGATGCACCGCGACGGCACCCTCCTCTTCCCGGCGATCAACGTCAACGACGCGGTCACCAAGTCCAAGTTCGACAACAAGTACGGCTGCCGCCACTCGCTGATCGACGGCATCAACCGCGCCACCGACGTCCTGATCGGTGGCAAGACCGCCGTCGTCTGCGGCTACGGCGACGTGGGCAAGGGCTGCGCGGAGTCCCTGCGCGGCCAGGGCGCCCGGGTCATCGTCACGGAGATCGACCCGATCTGCGCCCTGCAGGCGGCGATGGACGGCTACCAGGTCGCCACCCTCGACGATGTCGTCGGCCAGGCCGACATCTTCGTCACGACGACGGGCAACAAGGACATCATCATGGCCGCCGACATGGCCAAGATGAAGCACCAGGCCATCGTCGGGAACATCGGCCACTTCGACAACGAGATCGACATGGCCGGCCTGGCCCAGATCGACGGCATCGTCAAGGACGAGGTCAAGCCGCAGGTCCACACCTGGACGTTCCCCGACGGCAAGGTCCTCATCGTGCTCTCCGAGGGCCGCCTGCTGAACCTGGGCAACGCCACCGGTCACCCCTCGTTCGTCATGTCCAACTCGTTCGCGGACCAGACCCTGGCCCAGATCGAGCTGTTCACCAAGCCCGAGGAGTACCCGACCGACGTCTACGTGCTGCCCAAGCACCTGGACGAGAAGGTCGCCCGTCTCCACCTCGACGCACTCGGCGTGAAGCTCACGACGCTCCGCCCCGAGCAGGCCGCGTACATCGGTGTCGAGGTCGACGGCCCGTACAAGCCCGACCACTACCGCTACTGA
- a CDS encoding RDD family protein: MSELVTGDAVVLGLRPAKLPSRALALAIDLAVVGAAFVLVSIGLAIATATLDEAALAAVSVAAFLLVLVGGPIAVETLSHGRSLGKLACGLRVVRDDGGPIRFRHALVRGAMGVVEILMTFGVVACIASLVSARGRRLGDVFAGTLVVRERVPAGRAAAVPPPPPWLVGRFAGLDLSAVPESLWSAVRQYLTRMHQLDAQVGWSMAERLAGELAERTGVPTPEGVPAGAYLAAVVNERQARDARRVFVAAQDGAARGGPEGEAGRSVSGAPVGAVPFVGAAEAGTPLPAPGAEGGRVPPAATGFAPPA, from the coding sequence ATGAGTGAGCTCGTGACCGGGGACGCGGTCGTGCTGGGGCTGCGGCCGGCGAAACTTCCGAGTCGGGCGCTGGCGTTGGCCATCGATCTTGCCGTGGTGGGGGCGGCGTTCGTCCTGGTGTCGATCGGGCTGGCCATCGCGACGGCGACGCTGGACGAAGCGGCACTCGCGGCTGTGTCCGTGGCGGCCTTCCTGCTGGTGCTGGTGGGCGGGCCCATCGCGGTGGAGACGCTCAGCCACGGGCGTTCGCTGGGGAAGCTGGCGTGCGGGCTGCGGGTGGTGCGGGACGACGGGGGGCCGATCCGGTTCCGGCATGCGCTGGTGCGTGGGGCCATGGGGGTCGTCGAGATCCTGATGACGTTCGGGGTCGTCGCGTGCATCGCCTCGCTGGTGTCGGCGCGGGGCCGGCGGCTCGGGGATGTGTTCGCGGGGACGCTCGTCGTGCGGGAACGGGTGCCCGCGGGGCGGGCGGCGGCCGTGCCGCCTCCGCCGCCGTGGTTGGTCGGGCGGTTCGCGGGACTGGATCTGTCGGCGGTGCCGGAGTCCCTTTGGTCGGCGGTGCGGCAGTACCTGACCCGTATGCATCAGCTCGATGCTCAGGTGGGGTGGTCGATGGCGGAGCGGCTGGCCGGGGAGTTGGCGGAGCGGACCGGGGTCCCGACGCCGGAGGGGGTGCCGGCCGGGGCGTATCTGGCGGCGGTGGTGAACGAGCGGCAGGCGCGGGATGCGCGGCGGGTGTTCGTTGCCGCTCAGGACGGGGCTGCTCGTGGTGGTCCGGAGGGGGAGGCCGGGCGGTCGGTGAGCGGGGCTCCGGTGGGGGCTGTGCCTTTCGTGGGGGCTGCCGAGGCGGGTACTCCTTTGCCGGCCCCGGGGGCGGAGGGTGGTCGGGTGCCGCCTGCTGCCACGGGGTTCGCGCCGCCTGCCTAG
- a CDS encoding stage II sporulation protein M: protein MDLDVFVTAHRTEWDRLDHLLQRGRRLTGTEADELVELYQRTATHLSLLQSGTPDPMLTARLTQLVARARATVTGTRRASWRDATRFLTVGFPAAVYRSRHWWIPTAVLSTLLAAVIGWWIGTHPEVQSAIAAPEDLRRMTGPGGEYETYYSSHPAASFAAQVWTNNAQAAAMCLVLGAFLCIPVIWILFANVLNLAVGIGLMSSAGRLDTFLGLILPHGLLELTAVFVAAGTGLRLGWTVIDPGPTSRRSALAQQGRAAIGMAIGLALVLFVSGLIEGFVTPSGVPTWGRITIGIAAELAFLAYVYILGGRAARAGDAGDVDPTERSAELPVAA, encoded by the coding sequence ATGGATCTCGATGTCTTCGTGACCGCCCACCGCACCGAGTGGGACCGCCTGGACCATCTCCTGCAGCGAGGGCGCCGGCTCACCGGCACGGAAGCCGACGAACTCGTCGAGCTCTACCAGCGCACGGCCACCCATCTCTCGCTCCTCCAGTCCGGAACCCCTGACCCGATGCTCACGGCACGCCTCACCCAACTCGTGGCCCGTGCCCGAGCCACGGTCACCGGCACCCGCCGAGCCTCCTGGCGCGACGCCACCCGCTTTCTCACCGTCGGCTTTCCCGCCGCCGTCTACCGGTCCAGGCACTGGTGGATACCCACCGCGGTTCTCTCCACGCTGCTGGCGGCAGTCATCGGCTGGTGGATCGGCACGCATCCGGAAGTCCAGTCGGCCATCGCGGCCCCGGAGGACCTCCGCCGCATGACCGGCCCGGGCGGGGAGTACGAGACGTACTACTCCAGCCACCCGGCCGCGTCGTTCGCCGCCCAGGTGTGGACGAACAATGCCCAGGCCGCAGCCATGTGCCTCGTCCTGGGAGCGTTCCTCTGCATCCCGGTGATCTGGATCCTGTTCGCCAACGTGCTCAACCTCGCGGTCGGCATCGGCCTGATGTCCTCAGCCGGCCGGCTCGACACCTTCCTGGGGCTGATCCTCCCGCACGGCCTGCTCGAACTCACCGCAGTCTTCGTTGCCGCGGGTACGGGCCTGCGCCTCGGCTGGACGGTCATCGACCCGGGCCCGACCAGCCGGCGCTCAGCCCTCGCGCAACAGGGCCGTGCCGCGATCGGCATGGCCATCGGCCTCGCGCTGGTCCTGTTCGTCTCCGGCCTCATCGAAGGCTTCGTCACCCCGTCCGGCGTCCCGACCTGGGGGCGCATCACCATCGGCATCGCGGCCGAGCTGGCCTTCCTTGCCTACGTCTACATCCTGGGCGGCCGAGCCGCGCGAGCCGGAGACGCCGGAGATGTCGATCCCACGGAACGAAGCGCCGAACTCCCGGTGGCCGCCTGA
- a CDS encoding DUF58 domain-containing protein — MALTGRTALLAALGSLPVGILAPSWTGMLAVNAPLSLAILCDYALAAPVRTLQFTRSGDTSVRLNETAEVQLTVTNSSRRKLRAHLRDAWPPSSWPTGTEQTSSRHALTVPAGERRRLTTFLRPTRRGDRRAERITVRSFGPLGLASRQGNHQVPWTVRVLPPFTSRKHLPSRLARLRELDGRTSVLTRGEGTEFDSLRPYVPGDDTRSIDWRATARQSAVAVRTWRPERDRHILVVLDTGRTSAGRVGDVPRLDASLDAALLLTALASRAGDRVDLLAYDRRVRAQVQGRSAGEVLSAMVNALAPIEPALVETDARGLVSAVLAGAPRRSLIVLLTGLDAAPVEEGLLPVLSRLTQRHTVLVGSVADPYVEQMAGSRGTVDAIYEAAAGVQAQTKRLRTAEQLQRHGAVVVDATPDNLAPALADAYLALKGAGRL; from the coding sequence GTGGCCCTCACCGGACGTACCGCCCTGCTGGCCGCCCTGGGGTCACTCCCTGTAGGCATCCTGGCCCCGAGCTGGACCGGAATGCTGGCAGTCAACGCACCGCTCTCTTTGGCAATTCTCTGCGACTATGCCCTGGCTGCACCAGTGCGAACGCTCCAGTTCACCCGATCCGGTGACACAAGCGTTCGACTCAACGAGACCGCCGAAGTGCAACTCACCGTAACCAACTCTTCCCGTCGCAAGCTGCGGGCACACCTTCGCGACGCCTGGCCTCCCAGCAGCTGGCCCACCGGCACGGAACAGACTTCCTCACGGCACGCACTGACGGTCCCGGCGGGCGAACGCCGTCGGCTGACCACCTTCCTGCGTCCGACCCGGCGCGGTGACCGCCGGGCCGAGCGCATCACCGTCCGCTCGTTCGGACCGCTGGGGCTTGCCTCCCGGCAGGGGAATCACCAGGTCCCCTGGACAGTACGCGTCCTGCCCCCGTTCACCAGCAGGAAGCATCTGCCGTCCCGTCTCGCCAGACTCCGCGAACTCGACGGCCGCACCAGTGTTCTCACCCGTGGCGAAGGCACGGAATTCGACAGCTTGCGTCCATACGTGCCCGGCGACGACACCCGCTCCATCGACTGGCGGGCCACCGCACGTCAGTCCGCCGTCGCCGTGCGTACGTGGCGTCCCGAGCGGGACCGTCACATCCTCGTCGTCCTGGACACCGGCCGTACCTCGGCGGGGCGTGTCGGTGACGTGCCCCGTCTCGACGCGTCTCTGGACGCGGCCCTGCTTCTCACGGCACTTGCCTCTCGTGCGGGCGACCGTGTCGACCTGCTTGCCTACGACCGCCGCGTTCGCGCACAGGTCCAAGGCCGGTCCGCGGGAGAGGTCCTGTCAGCAATGGTCAACGCCCTGGCGCCCATCGAGCCGGCACTTGTGGAAACGGATGCCCGAGGTCTCGTCTCTGCCGTGCTCGCCGGAGCTCCTCGTCGCTCCTTGATCGTGCTTCTCACCGGTCTGGACGCAGCCCCCGTGGAGGAAGGTCTTCTTCCCGTACTCAGTCGTCTCACCCAGCGCCATACCGTGCTGGTGGGTTCTGTGGCGGATCCGTATGTCGAGCAGATGGCGGGTTCGCGAGGCACAGTGGACGCGATCTACGAAGCTGCGGCAGGTGTACAGGCCCAGACAAAGCGACTCCGCACCGCAGAACAGCTCCAGCGTCATGGCGCGGTGGTTGTCGATGCCACTCCGGACAATCTTGCCCCGGCCCTCGCCGATGCCTACCTCGCCCTGAAGGGCGCGGGGCGGCTCTAA
- a CDS encoding DUF4350 domain-containing protein, translated as MTGATAASTSAALTPHQVWVRIRGLLLALLVLVAAGIALATVRSGDQHGLLDPRSADRYGSRAVAELLKERGVSVHVVTTFDEAAAEVGPDTTLLVASPNLLAPRRQSELRAATDASAGRTVLIAAGPSSVRTLVPGIRAESAGPVTPRSPECSLPAARSAGDVETGGFRYASDGLDTIGCFPSGGLPTVLLVERGAGDTVLLGSPDLLHNHRLANQGNASLALQLLGSRPHLVWYLPSLADTSAAAENGGSGGDGAPDDRSFADLIPQGWLWGTLQLALAAVLAAIWRARRLGPLVTERLPVAIRASESTEGRARLYRKANARDRAAESLRSATRTRIAPLIGVPPRDAHSPSTLAPAVSARLGSTDDSLQTLLFGPAPSDDAALVRLADQLDTLEREVRTS; from the coding sequence ATGACCGGGGCCACCGCCGCCTCCACCTCGGCGGCCCTCACCCCTCACCAGGTCTGGGTCCGCATTCGCGGTCTCCTCCTCGCCCTCCTCGTGCTCGTCGCCGCCGGAATCGCTCTGGCAACCGTCCGCTCCGGTGACCAGCACGGCCTCCTCGACCCACGCTCCGCCGACCGCTACGGCAGCCGGGCCGTCGCCGAACTCCTCAAGGAACGCGGCGTCTCCGTTCACGTGGTCACCACGTTCGACGAAGCCGCCGCCGAGGTCGGCCCCGACACCACGCTGCTCGTCGCTTCCCCCAATCTGCTGGCACCGCGCCGGCAAAGCGAACTCCGTGCCGCGACCGACGCCTCGGCCGGCCGCACCGTCCTGATCGCCGCGGGCCCGTCTTCCGTACGCACACTGGTCCCCGGCATCAGGGCGGAGTCCGCCGGACCGGTGACCCCTCGCTCCCCCGAATGTTCCCTGCCCGCCGCCCGGAGTGCCGGCGACGTCGAAACGGGGGGCTTCCGCTACGCCTCGGACGGACTCGACACCATCGGCTGCTTCCCGAGCGGCGGTCTCCCCACTGTGCTCCTGGTCGAACGAGGAGCGGGTGACACCGTGCTCCTCGGCTCCCCCGACCTCCTCCACAACCACAGACTCGCCAACCAGGGCAACGCGTCCCTGGCCCTGCAACTTCTCGGTTCCCGTCCACATCTGGTCTGGTACCTCCCCTCGCTCGCTGATACATCCGCTGCCGCCGAGAACGGGGGTTCCGGAGGCGACGGCGCCCCCGACGACCGCAGCTTCGCCGACCTGATCCCCCAGGGCTGGCTGTGGGGCACCTTGCAACTCGCTCTTGCCGCCGTGCTCGCTGCCATCTGGCGCGCCCGTCGGCTGGGCCCCCTGGTGACCGAGCGCCTGCCCGTGGCCATCCGCGCCTCCGAATCCACCGAGGGCCGGGCCCGCCTCTACCGCAAGGCGAACGCCCGCGACCGGGCCGCCGAGTCACTGCGTTCCGCCACCCGGACCCGCATCGCCCCACTCATCGGCGTCCCCCCACGCGACGCCCACTCCCCCTCAACACTCGCACCCGCCGTTTCCGCCCGCCTGGGCAGCACGGACGACAGCCTCCAGACATTGCTCTTCGGACCCGCCCCGTCCGACGATGCCGCTCTCGTCCGGCTGGCAGACCAACTCGACACCCTCGAAAGAGAGGTACGCACGTCATGA